The DNA region AAAGTGACCGAAGATGTTCAAGAAGTTGGAGAAAGTGGGACAGATAAGGATGAAAATGAGTACTTAATCAACAAAGGAATGCTTCCGAGTGACATTGTTGATATGCTTGCAGCCCGGGAGAAGTATGGCCTCTGTGCATCACctcatattaaattttgttcTTTGCACATTCAATTGATTACTAAGGTAGATGTACTATGCATCTGCAGGCAAGTATTTCTTTCAGATTCGGAGGATGAGAAACCTGAGGCTAAGCCCACTAAAAGGAAGAAGCATAAAAAATCTGGGTTAGTACTTGTTATTCTGCTTCAGTGATAAGCAACTCTCTTGTTCTATTTTGCCTTTGGACTGAGTTATGATTCTTTAATTCTGTGCATAATCCGGTTTCAGGTCAGAGCCAGTTATCTTGAACGAGATACCGCCTCCCCAGTGCTTGCAGAATTCCCTGGATTTTctcaagaaaaggaaaatgcagGTGGCGAGGTCGAACTTGATTCTCAACAATCCAAACCAAGCTTTGCGCTTCCTTTCTAACTCTGGCATGTTGACTCAGAAATGATAATATACTGCATCAAGTGAGGATGATTGCTTCGATCTCTTGTTACTGAACAATCACATTTTTTGAGTGTATCCGATTGAGTACTTCTGAATGCAATGGGCCGTAGCATTCTTTGCACTTTCGTTTATTACTGATAACCATTGTCCTAACAAAACTCTTGATTGCATTGaccttttaaaaaatcattaagGCTGGGCAATTGTGTGACAATTTGTATCGTCCCTTATTGCCCTTCATCCATGAATGTCGTAGATGTTATAGGTTTCCCTTAATGTTCATTTGGCAGAAAGTGAATACCTTTCATTGATGGGATAACCTAATTTTTCTCTCCATTTCAGTTCTTGAATATATGTCTGCACAGAGAAAGCTGTACATTCAATTCACCATTTTTCTTTACAGAGGAAAGAAAGAGCCAAAGGCAAGTGTCCAACTTGATCGAGGTGATCTCATTTATCATCTTTTTTATCAAGAAAGCTCAACAAAAAGCCACTGACGATCCTCCGGGCAACTGGATTAGGTATATATCGACATAGCCGACCATCAACATAGGCTAATACCCCCGACAGCACAAATTGTCCGATGCCCCATTTCCAGATAAAACGCCCCTTTGGTGGTGGTTCTTCACCAATTGGGCCCTCGACAGCCTCGTCCTTTTGTCCACTTTCCTGGGGTTCTTTCTTCCACTTGATTTTTGGTGTAACCTTAGAGGCCTGGTTTCTCAGCATTCGTATCGCAAAGCTCACAAAGAGGTGCTCGCACAATGTCATCACTGTGGGCCCGATCCTCCATTCCTGCATGCGCGAGATGTCGATTCAATAGGAGAATACTTAAGTGAATTCcaagaaaggaaaatgatCAATTAATACTTGTGTCTTCCCGAAATAAAAGTGTTGCAGTACTCTGTATCCATAGCTTTGGACAAGCAAGAAATATGCCTATTTGTCTTCAcgttttttcttgaaattaacCAATGCCGAAACGAACATGAGGAAGACGAAAGCTGAAGAATGAGAAGAACTAATAGTGTTGCACTTACAGTTTCTCCTCGGAGATGGCGTAATGGGCGAGAAG from Punica granatum isolate Tunisia-2019 chromosome 3, ASM765513v2, whole genome shotgun sequence includes:
- the LOC116200900 gene encoding uncharacterized protein LOC116200900, whose translation is MSDSDSDAPEEFSAEQGLHQDEELRRIQSDNKARVKREGKERRRLWAQRKTPRASKVTEDVQEVGESGTDKDENEYLINKGMLPSDIVDMLAAREKQVFLSDSEDEKPEAKPTKRKKHKKSGSEPVILNEIPPPQCLQNSLDFLKKRKMQVARSNLILNNPNQALRFLSNSGMLTQK